The genome window CGCCGAGCTGCTCTCGCTGACCGGGGTGACCGGCGGGTACCAGGCGGTGGTCCGGTTCACCATCACCAGCGAGGGCGGCAGCAAGCCGCACTGCGTGGCGGAGACGATCACCCGGTTCTACGTCTGACGCCGCCTCGGACGGGTCTGAGGCGCAGTCACCTCCCGGGCCCCGAACAGCAGATCCACCGCGCCTGAGCGGCGCGTTTTGGGTACCCTCCGGATGAGATGGTGATCGTATCGAGCGGGTGCCGGCCTCCGGGTCCGGCTCCCGCTCGCCGCTGTCGAAGTCCCTTCGCCCAGGAGGTGCCGTGGCCGGCTCCGTCCCCCCTTCCACCCCGGTCTCGCGGCTGCGCGACCTGACCAAGGCCGGCTGGCACCGCGTGCGGACGGACGCCTTCGGCGCCGAGCCGACCGGCGCCCGCCTGGAGCGGATCCGGCGCAGCCCGAACTTCGTGGACGGTGCCTTCCGCAACCCCGTGCCGACCCGCCGGCTGGTCTACGAGCGCTCCCCGCTGGAGATCACCCGGGCCCAGCTGGCGGCCGGGCGCGAGCGGCGGCTGCCGGCCGGCCCGATCCCGGTGCACCGGCTGGGCTCGGCCGAGCTCGCGGCGCAGCCCGCCTCCGGGCTGCGGCTGACCTGGCTGGGCCACGCCACCGTGCTGGCCGAACTGGACGGGCGCCGGGTGCTCTTCGACCCGGTCTGGGGCGTGCGCTGCTCGCCGTTCCCGGGGATCGGGCCGAAGCGGCTGCACCCGATGCCGATCCGGATCGCCGACCTGGGTCCGGTCGACGTGGTGGTGATCTCGCACGACCACTACGACCACCTGGACATGACCTCGATCCGGGCGCTGATCGGCAGCGGCGCGCAGTTCGCCGCCCCGCTCGGGGTGGGCGCGCACCTGGAGCACTGGGGCGTGCCGGCCGAGCGGATCACCGAGCTGGACTGGTGGGAGGAGGCGGAGGTCGCCGGGCTGACCCTGACCGCCACCCCGGCCCGGCACTACTGCAGCCGCGGTCCGCGGACCAGCAGCCACTACCTCTGGGCCTCCTGGGCGGTGGCCGGCCCCGAGCACCGGGTGTTCCACAGCGGGGACACCGGCTACTTCCCCGGCTTCGCCGAGACCGGCCGCCGGCTCGGCCCGTTCGACGCGACCATGGTGCAGGTCGGCGCCTACAGCCCGTTCTGGCCCGAGGTGCACATGACGCCGGAGGAGGGCGTGCGGGCCCACCTGGACGTGGGCGGCGAGCTGCTGCTGCCGATCCACTGGGCCACCTTCAACCTGGCCCAGCACGACTGGGCGGAGCCGGTGGAGCGGACCCTGGCGGAGGCGGAGCGGCTCGGCGCCCGGGTCGCGGTACCGCTCATCGGGCAGCCCTTCGAGCCGGCCTCGGCGCCCGCGCCCGACCACTGGTGGCGCACCGTGGCCGGGGTTCCGACGGCGGTTCCGGTGGCGGTCCCCGAGGCGGTGCTGCCGGCGGCCGGGGACGAGGTGCCGGCCTGACGGCGGCTCGGCGGGAGCTGACACCTACTCACAAGTAACCCGGGCTGACCGGCGCTCCGGCAGGTCTGCCACCATGGCCCCATGAACGACCTGCCGGCGCCCGTGCCCTTCCTCGACCTGCTGCGGATCGAGGAGCTGGACCAGAACCTCTACCGCGGCCGCTGCCACGCCGGCGCGCCGCTGCGCGCCTTCGGCGGCCAGGTCGCCGCCCAGGCACTGACCGCCGGCGGCCACACCGTCGACCCCGAGCGGACCGTGCACTCGCTGCACGGCTACTTCCTGCGCCCCGGCGACCCGGCCCGGCCGATCGTCTACCAGGTGGAGCGGCTGCGCGACGGCCGCTCCTACGCCACCCGCCGGGTCACCGCCGTGCAGGGCGGCGAGGCGATCTTCGTCTTCTCCGCCTCCTTCAAGCGCCCCGAACCGGCCGCCGGCGAGCGCCAGCGCACCATGCCGCCGGTGCCCGGCCCCGAGGAACTGGAGGACGCCTTCGCGGTCTGGGCCGCCACCTCCCCCGAGGACTTCGCCACCACCACCGGCTTCCACTCGCTGGAGATGCGGTTCGTGCCGGCCGACGCCCCCGGCCTGCCGCCCGAGCCGGCCGGCGTGCCGCAGCAGTTCGTCTGGATGCGCACCGGCACCCCGCTGCCCGCCGACGACCCGCTGGTGCACGCCTGCGCGCTGACCTACCTCTCCGACCTGACCCTGGCCCCCACCACCGCGCTGCACCTGCAGAAGCCCCGGTTCCAGCGCAGCGAGCCGAACCAGGTCGCGCTGGCCTCGCTGGACCACGCGATGTGGTTCCACCGGCCGTTCCGGGCCGACGAGTGGGTGCTCTACGCCCAGCGCAGCCCGTCCGCCTCGGACGGCCGGGGGCTGGCGCTCGGCGAGTTCTACGACCGGGACGGGGTGCTGATCGCCTCCGCCGTCCAGGAGGCACTGCTGCGCGAGCTGCGCAGCCCGTCCGGGTGAACTTCGGGGCCGCGAACCGGCCCCACCGCTACACACGGTCGATTCACCGTGACGCGTCGTCAGGACGTGTGCGATGCTGGCAGGCGTTTTTGCCGGACCGTCAGGCCCGCACCAACGGTCCGCTCCCGCGTACCCGGAAGGGCCGACGGGCCGGGCCGAGGGCCGCGCGGCCCGGCCCCGGCCGACCGGTCGTTCCGAACTCGCCGTGTACCACCAGTGCTGTGTTCACCGCTGTGTAGTCATCGTTTAACACCCGACTGGAACCCTGACCATCATGGACGAATCGCTCTACCTGGACCGCTGGCCGACGGCCGGTCCCCCGGGCGCCGAACCGGCGCGCTTCCCCCTGCCCAAGCGGCACCGCCGCCTGCTGGCCTGCGCGGCCGTGGCCGCCTCGATGGCGCTGGGCTCGCTCGGCGTGGGCGCCACCGTGGAGACGGTGGGCCACCAGCCGGTCGCCACCAGCGCGAGCTCGGCGCACTGACCCCAGCACGACCCGGGGCGGCCGGCCGGGCCTGCCGCCCACCCGGCACGGCTCCCCCGGCCACGGGGTGACGCCCGGTCAGCGGCGCGAGTGCCGCCCGGTGCCGCCCGCCGGGAGCCCGCAGAACTCCTCCGCGTAGCGCGCGGCCGGCGCGAGCAGCAGCCACCCGCCGCGCCCGCCGGCCGAAGCCGGGGCGGGCGCGATCAGCCCCGCCCGGTGCAGCAGCCCCAGCACCTCGCGGCGGAACGCGGCCCGGTCGGCCAGGTGGGCCCGGCGCCGCTCCGCCTCCTCGCC of Kitasatospora viridis contains these proteins:
- a CDS encoding MBL fold metallo-hydrolase yields the protein MAGSVPPSTPVSRLRDLTKAGWHRVRTDAFGAEPTGARLERIRRSPNFVDGAFRNPVPTRRLVYERSPLEITRAQLAAGRERRLPAGPIPVHRLGSAELAAQPASGLRLTWLGHATVLAELDGRRVLFDPVWGVRCSPFPGIGPKRLHPMPIRIADLGPVDVVVISHDHYDHLDMTSIRALIGSGAQFAAPLGVGAHLEHWGVPAERITELDWWEEAEVAGLTLTATPARHYCSRGPRTSSHYLWASWAVAGPEHRVFHSGDTGYFPGFAETGRRLGPFDATMVQVGAYSPFWPEVHMTPEEGVRAHLDVGGELLLPIHWATFNLAQHDWAEPVERTLAEAERLGARVAVPLIGQPFEPASAPAPDHWWRTVAGVPTAVPVAVPEAVLPAAGDEVPA
- a CDS encoding acyl-CoA thioesterase, with protein sequence MNDLPAPVPFLDLLRIEELDQNLYRGRCHAGAPLRAFGGQVAAQALTAGGHTVDPERTVHSLHGYFLRPGDPARPIVYQVERLRDGRSYATRRVTAVQGGEAIFVFSASFKRPEPAAGERQRTMPPVPGPEELEDAFAVWAATSPEDFATTTGFHSLEMRFVPADAPGLPPEPAGVPQQFVWMRTGTPLPADDPLVHACALTYLSDLTLAPTTALHLQKPRFQRSEPNQVALASLDHAMWFHRPFRADEWVLYAQRSPSASDGRGLALGEFYDRDGVLIASAVQEALLRELRSPSG